A genomic window from Lotus japonicus ecotype B-129 chromosome 1, LjGifu_v1.2 includes:
- the LOC130733310 gene encoding hydroxyproline O-arabinosyltransferase PLENTY encodes MIVRKNMGRAKSLLMLLMVLGFFFATYNLVSMIMDHRAGNWVADGLESFDRKMLGSASTNAKYHVALTATDAAYSQWQCRIMYYWYKKVKDMPGSNMGKFTRILHSGRTDQLMDEIPTFVVDPLPEGLDRGYIVLNRPWAFVQWLEKADIEEEYILMAEPDHIFVNPLPNLASRTQPAGYPFFYIKPAENEKIIRKFYPKDKGPVTDVDPIGNSPVIIQKSLIEEIAPTWVNVSLRMKDDPETDKAFGWVLEMYAYAVASALHGVKHILRKDFMLQPPWDRHVGKTFIIHYTYGCDYNLKGELTYGKIGEWRFDKRSYLMGPPPKNLSLPPPGVPESVVRLVKMVNEATANIPEWDSLNRS; translated from the exons ATGATTGTGAGGAAAAACATGGGAAGGGCAAAGTCACTTCTTATGCTGCTCATGGTGCTTGGGTTTTTCTTCGCCACTTATAATCTGGTGTCTATGATCATGGACCATAGGGCTGGAAATTGGGTTGCAGATGGGTTGGAATCTTTTGATAGAAAAATGTTGGGTTCGGCAAGCACTAATGCGAAATACCATGTTGCCCTGACTGCAACTGATGCTGCTTACAGCCAATGGCAATGCCGGATCATGTACTATTGGTATAAGAAGGTGAAGGACATGCCTGGATCAAACATGGGGAAGTTCACTCGGATTTTGCATTCAGGAAGGACAGACCAGTTGATGGATGAAATTCCAACTTTTGTGGTTGATCCTCTTCCTGAGGGCTTGGACCGG GGTTATATTGTCCTAAATAGACCATGGGCTTTTGTTCAGTGGTTGGAGAAGGCAGATATTGAAGAAGA ATATATTCTGATGGCAGAACCTGACCACATATTTGTAAATCCTTTGCCTAATTTGGCTTCTAGAACCCAACCAGCAGGGTATCCATTTTTCTACATAAAACCtgctgaaaatgaaaaaataattagaaAGTTCTATCCTAAGGACAAGGGTCCCGTTACTGACGTTGATCCGATTGGCAATTCTCCTGTAATCATTCAGAAG TCTTTGATTGAGGAAATAGCTCCCACCTGGGTGAATGTTTCATTGAGAATGAAAGATGATCCGGAGACAGATAAAGCTTTTGGATGGGTGCTTGAAAT GTATGCTTATGCTGTGGCATCTGCATTGCATGGTGTAAAGCATATTCTTCGAAAAGACTTTATGCTGCAG CCACCTTGGGACAGACATGTAGGGAAGACATTCATCATCCATTATACATATGGATGTGACTACAATTTGAAG GGGGAACTGACATATGGGAAGATTGGAGAATGGCGTTTCGACAAGAGATCATATCTTATGGGTCCTCCACCCAAAAACCTTTCCTTACCACCTCCTGGAGTTCCTGAAAGTGTG GTGCGGCTTGTAAAGATGGTCAATGAGGCCACTGCAAACATACCTGAATGGGATTCATTAAATAGAAGCTGA
- the LOC130712474 gene encoding uncharacterized protein LOC130712474, whose protein sequence is MSPSKVNAHKWASRGSSLTLVKCFMIGFDDSKLISWNVRGTLNESGKLFVKELALTFEVWHDNLSWACYVIYASLIPAQREFLWSHLTNLRSSIVSPWLLVGDFNEILHASETQGETFVHSRADRFSSMIASCKLVDLGVVGNKFTWFRKQKNRLIHSKRLDRGLGNVDWRLVFPDVVVQTLHRVHSDHCLLLVSCGADGSSHGDRPFQFIAAWVDHPDYHLLVENA, encoded by the exons ATGTCCCCTAGCAAGGTTAATGCCCACAAGTGGGCATCGAGAGGTAGCTCCCTCACTCTTGTCAAGTGTTTTATGATAGGGTTTGATGATTCCAAGTTGATCTCCTGGAATGTGCGCGGAACCCTCAATGAGAGTGGCAAGTTGTTTGTTAAAGAGCTG GCTTTGACCTTTGAAGTGTGGCATGATAACCTCTCCTGGGCTTGTTATGTGATTTATGCTTCCCTTATTCCTGCCCAAAGAGAGTTTCTATGGTCCCATTTAACTAATCTGAGAAGTAGCATAGTTTCTCCCTGGCTTTTGGTGGGAGACTTTAACGAAATATTGCATGCTAGTGAGACGCAGGGAGAAACTTTTGTGCACAGTAGAGCTGATCGTTTTTCCTCCATGATAGCAAGCTGCAAGCTTGTGGATCTTGGAGTGGTAGGAAATAAGTTTACTTGGTTTAGGAAGCAGAAGAACAGGCTTATTCACTCAAAGAGATTAGACAGAGGCCTCGGCAATGTAGATTGGAGGCTTGTTTTCCCTGATGTTGTTGTCCAAACGCTCCATCGTGTGCACTCAGATCATTGCCTACTCCTTGTCTCTTGTGGAGCCGATGGATCCTCCCATGGGGACCGTCCCTTTCAGTTTATAGCTGCTTGGGTAGACCATCCTGATTACCACCTCCTAGTTGAAAATGCTTGA